The nucleotide window CCACCATCCGCAAATATGATCTCACCTGCGCCATGGTCAGCAATCCCACGACCACAGCGGGTGATGTGAAGGTGGGCGGCATTGAGAAAGCCTTTAACCGCATCGAATATCATGATGCGCTCTTCACTGCTTACGAACAGCAGATCAAGGACACTGCTGCCGCCGGTTTGACCAATCTCATCTGTTTCTCCGGCAATCGTGCAGGCATGAGCGATGAACAAGGGTTGAAGAATTGCGCCATCGGTTTGAAGCGCCTTATGCCCATCGCCGAGAAGCACAAAGTAGTGCTCGTGATGGAACTCCTGAACTCCAAGGTGAATCACAAAGATTACATGTGCGATCTCTCGAAGTGGGGTGTCGCGCTTTGCAAAGAGATCGGGTCGGAGAACTTCAAGCTGCTCTACGATATCTACCACATGCAGATCATGGAGGGCGATGTCATCACCACCATTAAGAAAGATCACCAATACTTCGCGCACTATCACACAGGCGGCGTTCCTGGCCGTGCGGAGATCGATGAATCCCAAGAGCTTTACTACCCCGCCATCATGAAGGCCATCATGGAGACAGGCTTTAAGGGCTTCGTAGCTCAAGAATTCATTCCCAAGCGCCCGGATGTCCTCGCCTCACTCAAGCAAGGTGTGCAGATCTGCGATGTTTAAGCCGGTGAAAACTTCCGGTTGCGCTTTGGGTGTGCATACGTAAGTTGTGATATGGACTGGCAGCAGCCAATCGCTTTGATGATCGTCGCAAGCACCGCCGGGGTATTTCTCTGGCAGTGGTTGCGTCCCAAGCGTTTAGGTCATAAGAAAGGTACTGTATGCGGCTGCTCCACGAATTCTGTTTCCGCTCCCAAACCCACTGTGATTTATCACGCGCGCAAAGGGGAACGTCCGCAGATAACGGTAAAAATGAACTGAATCATGCTCCTTGCGCGAAGTGGTTTAAAACGCTAGATTAAACGCATCAAACGCCATGTATAAGATCACTTCTGCCGTGCAGTTCATCAAGAACACGACCCGTCCGGGAGCGGAGACTTCATCGGAGGCCAACTGGACGCCGAACACGGATGTCTACATTTCGGAAGAGGGTCTGGTCATCAAGGTCGAGCTGGCGGGCATGCGCCGTGAGGATCTGGAGCTCAGTGTGGAGGCAAACCGCCTCAAGATCAGTGGCCAGCGCCCGGATGGGTGCCGTAATGGCAAATGCAATTTTTTGGTGATGGAGATCAATTACGGTCCGTTTGAAACGGTCATCGAACTGCCTCCGGGCTACGATCTCTCCAAGGCCAAGGCCACGTATCAGAACGGTTTTT belongs to Verrucomicrobiia bacterium and includes:
- a CDS encoding TIM barrel protein: MSTPISRRDAFRQAALGTTALASMALLQPGMSAAEQASGKLKGRVHHSVCKWCYGKIPLEDFAKAAKDMGIQSVELLQPKDIPTIRKYDLTCAMVSNPTTTAGDVKVGGIEKAFNRIEYHDALFTAYEQQIKDTAAAGLTNLICFSGNRAGMSDEQGLKNCAIGLKRLMPIAEKHKVVLVMELLNSKVNHKDYMCDLSKWGVALCKEIGSENFKLLYDIYHMQIMEGDVITTIKKDHQYFAHYHTGGVPGRAEIDESQELYYPAIMKAIMETGFKGFVAQEFIPKRPDVLASLKQGVQICDV
- a CDS encoding Hsp20/alpha crystallin family protein — translated: MYKITSAVQFIKNTTRPGAETSSEANWTPNTDVYISEEGLVIKVELAGMRREDLELSVEANRLKISGQRPDGCRNGKCNFLVMEINYGPFETVIELPPGYDLSKAKATYQNGFLRIDVPTTTVSAERKKTTIIISSKHQG